From one Cyanobacterium stanieri PCC 7202 genomic stretch:
- a CDS encoding Protein of unknown function DUF2191 (PFAM: Uncharacterized protein conserved in bacteria (DUF2191)~InterPro IPR019239~KEGG: gvi:gsl2900 hypothetical protein~PFAM: Protein of unknown function DUF2191~SPTR: Gsl2900 protein) has translation MKTNIDLDENLLKQGFAITGLKTKKELINFALSELVKRQPTKNLLELAGEIEFVDDFSTDKLRTNRYVID, from the coding sequence ATGAAAACTAATATAGATTTAGATGAAAACTTGCTAAAACAAGGATTTGCCATAACGGGCTTAAAAACAAAGAAAGAATTAATCAATTTTGCCCTATCAGAATTAGTCAAAAGACAACCTACTAAAAATCTTTTAGAATTAGCTGGAGAAATAGAGTTTGTTGATGATTTTAGCACCGATAAACTGAGAACAAACCGTTATGTTATTGATTGA
- a CDS encoding PilT protein domain protein (PFAM: PIN domain~COGs: COG1487 nucleic acid-binding protein contains PIN domain~InterPro IPR002716~KEGG: ana:all2196 hypothetical protein~PFAM: PilT protein domain protein~SPTR: All2196 protein) — protein sequence MLLIDTSIWIEVLRDKSKVKAKRLQTIIGDRNYYLPIFTKMELLQGCKNESEWGKINSYLAVQNYLEPDYNSIWENSARLYFELRRKGLTIRSNIDCGIAIVAMENNVILYHCDRDFEAIAKHTILRQKKLNLSQDVSS from the coding sequence ATGTTATTGATTGATACATCCATTTGGATTGAAGTATTAAGGGATAAATCAAAAGTCAAAGCAAAAAGACTCCAAACAATTATTGGAGACAGAAATTATTATCTGCCAATTTTTACGAAAATGGAACTCTTGCAAGGTTGTAAAAATGAGAGTGAATGGGGAAAAATAAATTCTTACTTGGCGGTTCAAAATTATCTTGAACCTGATTATAATTCCATCTGGGAAAATTCTGCCAGACTATACTTTGAATTGAGAAGAAAAGGACTTACAATTCGCAGTAATATTGACTGTGGCATTGCTATTGTGGCGATGGAAAATAATGTTATTTTATACCATTGCGATCGAGATTTTGAAGCCATTGCCAAACATACAATTCTGAGGCAAAAAAAACTCAATCTTTCACAGGATGTATCATCATAA